In Microbacterium laevaniformans, a single window of DNA contains:
- a CDS encoding BMP family lipoprotein — MTISTTKKLAGITAAAGLIIALAGCGSAPTPAGSGSAAAGGTVVDGFKPCLVSDNGGFNDKSFNESAKNGMDKAAAELGVKPLEVESKSDNDYKPNMDALLSGGCTFIVSVGFKLSAATIDAAKANPNVNFAIIDDSADGNQDGKTDEPNIKPLLFDTAQAAYLGGYAAAAWSQASGVNKVGTFGGMQIPPVTIFMDGFVEGVKKYDADKGANVQSFGWDAASQKGSFTGDFKANDTAKQTAQGILDQGVDVILPVGGPIYLSASAAIKDSGKNTVMLGVDSDLAVADPSVADQILVSVMKRIDTAVYTAVTQAAQGKFDGTPYVGTLENDGVGLSSFHDYESKLPAGLQDELRALQAKIVSGEIKVTSPSSPK, encoded by the coding sequence TTGACCATCTCGACCACCAAGAAGCTCGCCGGCATCACAGCTGCCGCGGGGCTCATCATCGCCCTCGCCGGTTGCGGCTCGGCCCCGACCCCCGCAGGATCCGGCTCGGCCGCCGCCGGCGGCACCGTCGTGGACGGCTTCAAGCCCTGCCTCGTCTCGGACAACGGCGGCTTCAACGACAAGTCGTTCAACGAGTCGGCCAAAAACGGGATGGACAAGGCTGCCGCAGAGCTGGGCGTGAAGCCCCTCGAGGTGGAGTCGAAGTCCGACAACGACTACAAGCCGAACATGGACGCCCTGCTCTCGGGCGGCTGCACGTTCATCGTGTCGGTCGGCTTCAAGCTCTCCGCGGCGACGATCGACGCGGCCAAGGCCAACCCGAACGTCAACTTCGCCATCATCGACGACTCCGCCGACGGCAACCAGGACGGCAAGACGGACGAGCCGAACATCAAGCCTCTCCTCTTCGACACGGCTCAGGCCGCGTACCTCGGCGGCTACGCCGCCGCTGCGTGGTCGCAGGCGTCGGGCGTGAACAAGGTCGGCACCTTCGGCGGCATGCAGATCCCGCCGGTGACCATCTTCATGGACGGCTTCGTCGAGGGCGTCAAGAAGTACGACGCCGACAAGGGCGCGAACGTCCAGTCGTTCGGCTGGGACGCGGCTTCGCAGAAGGGCTCGTTCACGGGTGACTTCAAGGCCAACGACACGGCCAAGCAGACCGCGCAGGGCATCCTCGACCAGGGCGTCGACGTGATCCTGCCCGTCGGCGGTCCGATCTACCTGTCGGCCAGTGCCGCCATCAAGGACAGCGGCAAGAACACCGTCATGCTCGGTGTCGACTCCGACCTCGCCGTGGCCGACCCCTCGGTCGCCGACCAGATCCTCGTCTCCGTCATGAAGCGCATCGACACCGCGGTGTACACCGCCGTGACGCAGGCCGCTCAGGGCAAGTTCGACGGCACGCCGTACGTCGGCACGCTGGAGAACGACGGCGTCGGCCTCTCGTCGTTCCACGACTACGAGAGCAAGCTGCCGGCCGGTCTGCAGGACGAGCTGAGGGCGCTGCAGGCGAAGATCGTCAGCGGCGAGATCAAGGTCACCTCGCCCAGCTCGCCCAAGTAA
- a CDS encoding ABC transporter ATP-binding protein encodes MKLELRGITKRFGSLVANDHIDIVVEPGQIHALLGENGAGKSTLMNVLYGLYRADEGQILLDDVVQDFRGPGDAMAAGIGMVHQHFMLIPVFTVAENVMLGHEQTGALGSLDLAAARAHVRAVAARFGFDVDPDALVGDLPVGVQQRVEIIKALSRDAKVLVFDEPTAVLTPQETDELMSIMKQLRDEGTAIVFITHKLREVRAVADRITVIRLGKVVGEAEPTASNTELASMMVGRPVELTVHKNPPHIGTGGLEVRNLRVIGADGVVLVDDISFDVRPGEVLAVAGVQGNGQTELAEAIMGLSSHTTGSIRLDGAELLGRSVNQVLASGVGFVPEDRGEDGLVGAFSVAENLILDRSDDPGFSRWGTIRRGILDDFAKERITEFDIRTQGPGQAAGSLSGGNQQKVVIARELSRSLKLFLASQPTRGVDVGSIEFIHKRIVETRDAGIPVVVVSTELDEVVALADRILVMYRGRIVGIVPADTPRDVLGLMMAGENPTEDAA; translated from the coding sequence ATGAAGCTTGAGTTGCGTGGCATCACGAAGCGGTTCGGATCGCTCGTCGCCAACGACCACATCGACATCGTCGTCGAGCCGGGGCAGATCCATGCCCTGCTGGGTGAGAACGGTGCCGGAAAGTCCACCCTGATGAACGTCCTCTACGGCCTCTACCGGGCCGATGAAGGTCAGATCCTGCTCGACGACGTCGTCCAGGATTTCCGCGGCCCCGGAGACGCGATGGCCGCCGGTATCGGCATGGTGCACCAGCACTTCATGCTCATCCCGGTCTTCACGGTGGCCGAGAACGTCATGCTCGGCCACGAGCAGACCGGCGCCCTGGGCTCGCTCGACCTCGCCGCCGCTCGCGCACATGTGCGCGCGGTCGCGGCGCGTTTCGGGTTCGATGTCGACCCCGACGCCCTCGTCGGCGATCTTCCCGTCGGTGTGCAGCAGCGGGTGGAGATCATCAAGGCGCTCTCGCGCGACGCCAAAGTCCTGGTCTTCGACGAGCCCACCGCGGTGCTCACCCCGCAAGAGACCGACGAGCTGATGTCCATCATGAAGCAGCTGCGCGACGAGGGCACGGCGATCGTGTTCATCACGCACAAGCTGCGCGAGGTGCGCGCGGTCGCCGATCGCATCACCGTCATCCGTCTCGGAAAGGTGGTCGGCGAGGCCGAGCCCACCGCATCCAACACCGAGCTCGCCTCGATGATGGTCGGTCGCCCGGTCGAGCTGACCGTGCACAAGAACCCCCCGCACATCGGCACGGGCGGCCTCGAGGTCAGGAACCTTCGCGTCATCGGCGCCGACGGCGTCGTCCTCGTCGACGACATCAGCTTCGACGTGCGTCCCGGCGAGGTTCTCGCCGTCGCCGGTGTGCAGGGCAACGGCCAGACCGAGCTCGCGGAGGCGATCATGGGTCTGAGCTCGCACACGACCGGATCGATCAGACTCGACGGCGCCGAACTCCTCGGCCGCAGCGTCAACCAGGTGCTCGCCAGCGGTGTCGGCTTCGTCCCCGAGGACCGCGGTGAGGACGGCCTCGTCGGAGCGTTCTCGGTCGCGGAAAACCTCATCCTCGACCGGTCCGACGACCCCGGTTTCTCCCGCTGGGGGACCATTCGGCGCGGCATCCTCGACGACTTCGCCAAGGAGCGGATCACCGAGTTCGACATCCGCACGCAAGGCCCCGGCCAGGCGGCGGGTTCGCTCTCCGGCGGCAACCAGCAGAAGGTCGTCATCGCGCGCGAGCTCAGTCGCAGCCTCAAGCTCTTCCTCGCCTCCCAGCCGACGCGCGGTGTGGACGTGGGCTCGATCGAGTTCATCCACAAGCGCATCGTCGAAACGCGCGACGCGGGCATTCCCGTCGTGGTCGTCTCCACCGAGCTCGATGAGGTCGTCGCGCTCGCCGACCGCATCCTCGTGATGTACCGCGGGCGCATCGTGGGCATCGTGCCGGCGGATACGCCGCGTGATGTCCTCGGCCTGATGATGGCCGGCGAGAACCCGACGGAGGATGCCGCGTGA
- a CDS encoding ABC transporter permease — MSTTTDPAPLAPGAAVPPPPTANRVMTEILRGNVVTTILAVVLALIVGGVLIAVTNPEVQAASGYFFARPGDTLSAAWTAVAGAYAALFTGSVINPNAPDFLSAIRPLANTLGFATPLIAAALGIAVAFRVGLFNIGARGQMLIACAAAALVTFQLDLPAIIQVPLTLVVGIIGGALWGGLVGLLKARTGAHEVILTIMLNYIAFYLVSWMVRVPELLQKPDNIQPISRPTPESARFPLLFGEQFNQLNWGFVIVIVATLFVWWLVERSSLGFRMRAVGENPHAARAAGISVPRVYIYAMLFAGGLAGIAGMCQIQGTVTSGFDGGIDAGIGFNAITVALLGRSRAWGTFWAGILFGALKAGSFPMQALQQIPVDIVLVVQSLIVLFIAAPPLIRTIFFLPKTDAERSPRSRARLARRRARGNGSDAGNDQKAVAA; from the coding sequence GTGAGCACCACGACCGACCCCGCACCCCTGGCACCCGGCGCGGCGGTACCCCCTCCGCCGACGGCGAACCGTGTCATGACCGAGATCCTGCGCGGCAATGTCGTGACCACGATCCTGGCCGTCGTGCTGGCACTGATCGTCGGCGGTGTGCTCATCGCCGTGACCAACCCGGAGGTGCAGGCGGCATCCGGATACTTCTTCGCGCGCCCCGGTGACACGCTCTCGGCCGCCTGGACCGCCGTCGCCGGTGCCTACGCCGCGCTGTTCACCGGCTCGGTCATCAACCCGAACGCACCCGACTTCCTGAGCGCGATCCGCCCGCTCGCGAACACCCTCGGCTTTGCGACACCGCTCATCGCGGCGGCTCTGGGCATCGCCGTCGCCTTCCGGGTGGGACTGTTCAACATCGGTGCCCGCGGTCAGATGCTCATCGCGTGCGCCGCCGCGGCGCTGGTGACCTTCCAGCTGGATCTGCCCGCGATCATCCAGGTGCCGCTGACGCTCGTGGTCGGCATCATCGGCGGCGCGCTGTGGGGCGGACTCGTGGGTCTGCTCAAAGCGCGCACCGGCGCGCACGAGGTGATCCTCACGATCATGCTCAACTACATCGCCTTCTACCTGGTGTCGTGGATGGTGCGTGTTCCCGAGCTGCTCCAGAAGCCCGATAACATCCAGCCGATCAGCCGGCCCACGCCGGAGAGCGCGCGCTTCCCGCTCCTGTTCGGCGAACAGTTCAACCAGCTCAACTGGGGCTTCGTGATCGTCATCGTCGCGACGCTGTTCGTGTGGTGGCTCGTTGAGCGCTCCAGCCTCGGCTTCCGCATGCGCGCCGTCGGCGAGAACCCGCACGCGGCCCGCGCCGCGGGCATCAGCGTTCCCCGCGTCTACATCTATGCGATGCTGTTCGCCGGCGGCCTGGCCGGTATCGCGGGCATGTGCCAGATCCAGGGCACGGTCACGAGCGGCTTCGACGGCGGTATCGACGCCGGTATCGGCTTCAACGCCATCACCGTCGCCCTCCTCGGACGCAGCCGTGCGTGGGGCACGTTCTGGGCCGGCATCCTGTTCGGCGCGCTCAAGGCGGGCTCGTTCCCGATGCAGGCGCTGCAGCAGATCCCGGTCGACATCGTTCTCGTCGTCCAGTCGCTGATCGTGCTGTTCATCGCCGCACCGCCTCTGATCCGCACGATCTTCTTCCTTCCCAAGACCGACGCCGAGCGCTCACCGCGTTCGCGTGCCCGCCTCGCGCGGCGCCGCGCCCGCGGCAACGGATCGGATGCCGGCAACGACCAGAAGGCGGTGGCAGCATGA
- a CDS encoding ABC transporter permease, producing MTAPVIAPEIGEPTVVKVRAMKVPVTLLVLAGLLGILFLLAPRDGVTTYRLAEAGAAIALGDVSVPALPVVWASWAIATALAVVSFVAARRYRPVGLWLPIVYAVLAMVAFLTWAGAGASGAITLVGLLGGSISLAVPLVFGALGGVIGERVGVVNVAIEGQFLLGAFTATVLSSITQNPFVGLVGAMLGGVVVAFALAAFSIKYIVDQVIVGVVLNVFVSGLTGFLYGVMLAPNTQTLNSPARFDLIKIPILGDIPVIGPALFNQTFLVYFMIVVVIVVTWGLYRTRWGLRLRAVGEHPQAADTVGIKVNPTRFWNVLLAGAIAGMGGAYFTLVSVPQFTKDMTAGLGYIALAAVIFGRWDPVRATLAALLFGFATNLQNLLTVLKTPIPSEFMLMLPYVVTILAVVGFAGQIRGPAASGKPYIKE from the coding sequence ATGACCGCGCCGGTGATCGCTCCCGAGATCGGAGAGCCGACCGTCGTCAAGGTGCGCGCGATGAAGGTGCCGGTCACCCTCCTGGTGCTCGCCGGACTCCTGGGCATCCTGTTCCTTCTCGCTCCCCGCGACGGCGTCACCACGTATCGACTCGCCGAAGCCGGGGCGGCGATCGCTCTGGGCGACGTGAGCGTTCCGGCGCTGCCCGTCGTGTGGGCGTCGTGGGCGATCGCGACGGCGCTCGCCGTCGTCTCCTTCGTCGCCGCCCGCCGGTATCGTCCGGTCGGGCTCTGGCTGCCGATCGTCTACGCTGTGCTCGCCATGGTCGCGTTCCTGACGTGGGCCGGTGCCGGCGCGTCCGGCGCCATCACTCTGGTCGGGCTGCTCGGCGGCTCGATCTCGCTCGCGGTGCCGTTGGTCTTCGGCGCCCTCGGCGGTGTCATCGGTGAACGGGTCGGCGTGGTCAACGTCGCGATCGAAGGGCAGTTCCTGCTCGGCGCGTTCACGGCGACCGTCCTTTCCAGCATCACGCAGAACCCGTTCGTCGGGCTCGTCGGTGCGATGCTCGGCGGTGTCGTCGTCGCCTTCGCCCTGGCCGCGTTCTCGATCAAGTACATCGTCGACCAGGTGATCGTCGGCGTTGTGCTGAACGTCTTCGTGTCAGGCCTCACCGGCTTCCTCTACGGCGTCATGCTCGCCCCCAACACGCAGACGCTGAACAGCCCGGCGCGGTTCGACCTCATCAAGATCCCGATCCTCGGCGACATCCCCGTCATCGGTCCGGCCCTGTTCAACCAGACCTTCCTCGTCTACTTCATGATCGTCGTCGTCATCGTCGTGACGTGGGGGCTCTACCGCACGCGCTGGGGCCTGCGTCTGCGGGCGGTCGGCGAGCACCCGCAGGCGGCGGACACCGTCGGCATCAAGGTCAATCCGACGCGGTTCTGGAACGTGCTGCTGGCCGGCGCGATCGCCGGCATGGGTGGCGCGTACTTCACCCTCGTCTCAGTACCGCAGTTCACGAAGGACATGACGGCGGGGCTCGGCTATATCGCCCTCGCCGCGGTGATCTTCGGACGCTGGGATCCGGTGCGGGCGACGCTCGCCGCGCTGCTGTTCGGATTCGCCACCAACCTGCAGAACCTGCTGACCGTGCTGAAGACGCCGATCCCGAGCGAGTTCATGCTCATGCTGCCGTACGTCGTCACGATTCTCGCGGTCGTCGGCTTCGCCGGCCAGATTCGCGGGCCCGCGGCATCCGGCAAGCCCTATATCAAGGAGTGA
- a CDS encoding cytidine deaminase: protein MTDIDWDELRAVATEAMQRAYAPYSRYQVGAAALVSDGRIVSGCNVENASYGVGLCAECALVGDLHMSGGGQLVAFVCVNKEGETIMPCGRCRQLLNEFALPGMLLETVSGIRTIDEVLPDAFGPRDLEEVSR from the coding sequence ATGACCGACATCGACTGGGACGAGCTGCGCGCCGTCGCCACCGAGGCCATGCAGCGCGCCTACGCGCCCTACTCCCGCTATCAGGTCGGAGCCGCGGCGCTGGTCAGCGATGGACGCATCGTGTCGGGCTGCAACGTCGAGAACGCCTCCTACGGCGTCGGGCTCTGCGCCGAATGCGCCCTCGTGGGCGATCTGCACATGTCCGGAGGCGGGCAGCTCGTCGCTTTCGTGTGCGTCAATAAGGAGGGGGAGACGATCATGCCGTGCGGGCGCTGCCGTCAGCTGCTCAACGAGTTCGCCCTTCCGGGAATGCTGCTGGAGACCGTCTCCGGCATCCGCACGATCGATGAGGTGCTGCCGGATGCCTTCGGCCCGCGCGACCTCGAGGAGGTGTCGCGATGA
- a CDS encoding thymidine phosphorylase produces MSAAQSAADAAVEPFDAVDVIRTKRDRGAVPEDALRWMIDAYTREYVADSQMAAFAMAVLLNGMNRDEIRVMTDAMIASGERMSFAGLGKRTVDKHSTGGVGDKITLPLAPLVAAFGVAVPQLSGRGLGHTGGTLDKLESIPGWRAALSNDEMFAQLRDVGAVICAAGSGLAPADKRLYALRDVTGTVEAIPLIASSIMSKKIAEGTDALVLDVKFGSGAFMRDVERARELARTMVALGTDSGVATTALLTDMNTPLGLTIGNANEVRESVEVLAGGGPADIVELTVALAREMLALAGQPDADVETALRDGRAMDAWREMIRAQDGDPDAALPTPRETHTVVAARDGVLTRMEALPFGIAAWRLGAGRARAQDPVIHAAGIDLHVKPGASIVAGQPLFTLLADDDKRFERALEALEGAWEIGTDAPASTPLVLERITA; encoded by the coding sequence ATGAGCGCGGCGCAGAGCGCGGCGGATGCCGCGGTCGAACCGTTCGACGCGGTCGACGTCATCCGTACCAAGCGTGACCGCGGTGCGGTGCCCGAGGACGCCCTGCGCTGGATGATCGACGCGTACACGCGCGAGTACGTCGCCGACTCGCAGATGGCGGCCTTCGCGATGGCCGTGCTCCTCAACGGCATGAACCGCGATGAGATCCGCGTCATGACCGATGCGATGATCGCCTCGGGCGAGCGCATGAGCTTCGCCGGTCTCGGCAAGCGCACCGTCGACAAGCACTCCACCGGCGGCGTCGGTGACAAGATCACGCTGCCGCTCGCGCCGCTCGTCGCGGCGTTCGGTGTCGCGGTGCCGCAGCTGTCCGGTCGCGGCCTGGGGCACACCGGCGGCACACTCGACAAGCTCGAGTCGATCCCGGGGTGGCGCGCCGCGCTCTCCAACGACGAGATGTTCGCGCAGCTGCGCGACGTCGGCGCCGTCATCTGCGCGGCCGGCTCGGGCCTCGCTCCGGCGGACAAGCGTCTGTACGCCCTGCGCGATGTGACCGGGACCGTCGAGGCCATCCCGCTGATCGCCTCGAGCATCATGTCGAAGAAGATCGCCGAGGGCACCGACGCGCTCGTGCTCGACGTGAAGTTCGGTTCCGGCGCGTTCATGCGCGACGTCGAGAGGGCACGTGAGCTGGCGCGCACGATGGTCGCCCTCGGCACCGACTCGGGCGTGGCCACGACGGCGCTGCTGACCGACATGAACACGCCGCTCGGTCTCACCATCGGCAATGCCAACGAGGTGCGCGAGTCGGTCGAGGTGCTCGCCGGCGGCGGCCCTGCCGACATCGTCGAGCTCACCGTGGCTCTGGCGCGCGAGATGCTCGCCCTGGCCGGACAGCCCGACGCCGACGTCGAGACCGCGCTGCGCGACGGACGCGCCATGGACGCGTGGCGGGAGATGATCCGTGCGCAGGACGGCGATCCCGACGCGGCGCTGCCCACCCCCCGCGAGACGCACACCGTGGTCGCCGCTCGCGACGGCGTGCTGACGCGGATGGAGGCGCTTCCGTTCGGCATCGCCGCATGGCGTCTGGGCGCGGGACGCGCGCGCGCCCAGGACCCCGTCATCCACGCCGCCGGCATCGACCTGCATGTCAAGCCCGGCGCATCCATCGTCGCCGGACAGCCGTTGTTCACCCTTCTGGCGGATGATGACAAGCGCTTCGAGCGCGCCCTCGAGGCCCTCGAGGGTGCCTGGGAGATCGGAACGGATGCCCCGGCATCCACTCCGCTCGTCCTCGAGCGCATCACCGCCTGA
- a CDS encoding adenosine deaminase, whose translation MATDPYADPKLEGVSIRSLPKVSLHDHLDGALRPQTIIELADEIGLDVPSTDAEELADWFEDQSDSGSLVEYLKTFDLTTAVMQSADGLRRVAKEFVEDLAADGVIYGEVRWAPEQHLGGGLSLEEAVEAVQEGIEEGEDAVDRSGRDIRVGQLITAMRHADRSLEIARLAVAFRGRGAVGFDIAGAEDGFPPSRHRAAFDYLASEFFPVTVHAGEAAGLDSIRSAILDGRALRLGHGVRIAEDLEVVQQQGDEVLVTFGDLARWVRDREIPLELSPSSNLQTGAIAAWGKNLEDHPFDLLYQLGFAVTVNVDNRTMSRTSLTRELALLAETFDYRLEDLEAFQLNAAAGAFLSVEEREELIELIGEGFDA comes from the coding sequence ATGGCCACCGACCCCTACGCCGACCCGAAGCTCGAGGGCGTCTCCATCCGCTCGCTTCCCAAGGTCTCGCTGCACGATCACCTCGACGGCGCGCTGCGGCCGCAGACGATCATCGAGCTCGCCGATGAGATCGGCCTCGACGTTCCGTCGACGGATGCCGAGGAGCTCGCCGACTGGTTCGAGGACCAGAGCGATTCGGGTTCACTCGTCGAGTACCTGAAGACGTTCGATCTGACGACCGCCGTGATGCAGAGCGCCGACGGCCTGCGCCGCGTCGCGAAGGAGTTCGTTGAGGACCTCGCCGCCGACGGCGTGATCTACGGGGAGGTGCGCTGGGCCCCCGAGCAGCACCTGGGCGGAGGGCTCTCCCTCGAAGAAGCCGTCGAGGCCGTGCAGGAGGGCATCGAGGAGGGCGAGGACGCCGTCGATCGCTCGGGTCGCGACATCCGGGTCGGCCAGCTCATCACGGCGATGCGTCATGCTGACCGCTCGCTGGAGATCGCCCGGCTCGCGGTCGCGTTCCGCGGCCGCGGCGCGGTCGGCTTCGACATCGCGGGGGCGGAGGACGGCTTCCCGCCGTCGCGTCATCGCGCCGCGTTCGATTATCTCGCCTCCGAGTTCTTCCCGGTGACGGTGCACGCGGGGGAGGCGGCGGGACTCGACTCGATCCGCTCCGCGATCCTCGACGGCCGCGCCCTGCGCCTCGGCCACGGTGTGCGCATCGCGGAGGACCTCGAGGTCGTGCAGCAGCAGGGCGACGAGGTGCTGGTGACCTTCGGCGACCTGGCGCGCTGGGTGCGCGATCGCGAGATCCCGCTCGAGCTGTCGCCCTCCTCGAACCTCCAGACCGGGGCGATCGCCGCGTGGGGCAAGAACCTCGAGGATCATCCATTCGACCTGCTGTATCAGCTCGGCTTCGCCGTGACGGTCAACGTCGACAACCGCACGATGAGCCGCACCTCGCTCACACGCGAGCTCGCGCTGCTGGCCGAGACCTTCGACTACCGTCTCGAAGACCTGGAGGCTTTCCAGCTGAACGCGGCCGCGGGCGCCTTCTTGTCGGTAGAGGAGCGCGAAGAGCTCATCGAGCTCATCGGTGAGGGCTTCGACGCCTGA
- a CDS encoding endonuclease domain-containing protein translates to MIRSPADRLVLPSDVPTAVLRRVHLLAAGATGRQITDAVRDGRLLRLRRDHYLPRDTDPQVCAAVQWGGRLDCVSLLRLLGVFVRERAGLHIQLAPDASRTPRPGASTEIVRHWRPTSSPADDVLVPVREALCAAVRCQRPRDAIATLDSAWHLGAVDEDGLADVFAHLPGRYRSLRPLLDQRAEAGTETLVRLMLRSLGCHVELQVRIDGVGRVDLLVDGWLVIECDSLSHHGTWEDHKRDRRRDAAAVGLGFTTLRLLAEDILFRPEWVIEVLRRAVARGPRTTPRTVRVHNSGEL, encoded by the coding sequence ATGATCCGATCTCCTGCCGACCGCCTCGTTCTGCCCAGCGACGTCCCGACCGCTGTTCTGCGGCGTGTTCACCTGCTCGCCGCGGGAGCCACCGGCCGACAGATCACCGATGCGGTGCGCGACGGACGGCTCCTGCGCCTGCGGCGCGATCACTATCTGCCCCGGGACACCGATCCGCAGGTGTGCGCGGCGGTGCAGTGGGGCGGGCGCCTGGACTGCGTCTCACTGTTGCGACTTCTCGGCGTGTTCGTAAGGGAGCGTGCGGGGTTGCACATCCAGCTCGCTCCGGACGCCTCCCGCACGCCGCGACCGGGGGCGTCGACGGAGATCGTGCGACATTGGCGTCCCACCTCCAGCCCCGCCGATGATGTGCTCGTACCTGTCCGCGAAGCACTCTGTGCAGCGGTGCGCTGCCAGCGGCCTCGGGATGCAATCGCGACTCTCGACAGCGCGTGGCATCTCGGGGCAGTGGATGAAGACGGTCTCGCTGATGTCTTCGCGCACCTTCCCGGGCGCTACCGATCCCTGCGGCCGCTTCTCGACCAACGTGCGGAGGCGGGTACCGAGACCCTCGTCCGCCTCATGCTGCGCAGTCTGGGATGCCACGTGGAACTGCAGGTGCGAATCGACGGCGTCGGCCGAGTGGATCTCCTCGTCGACGGTTGGCTTGTCATCGAGTGCGACAGTCTCTCGCACCACGGGACGTGGGAGGACCACAAACGAGACCGCCGCAGGGATGCCGCCGCGGTCGGACTCGGCTTCACGACCCTACGGCTGCTCGCCGAGGACATCCTCTTCCGTCCGGAATGGGTGATCGAGGTTCTCCGGCGGGCGGTAGCCCGCGGCCCTCGCACCACGCCGCGCACCGTGCGAGTTCACAACTCCGGAGAACTGTGA
- a CDS encoding mannitol-1-phosphate 5-dehydrogenase — protein sequence MKAVHFGAGNIGRGFVGLLLHEGGYELVFSDVAASLVDAINAASEYTVHEVGDGGTDTVVTGFRAINSATDPQALIDEIATADVVTTAVGPTILRFVAPHILAGLALRDPSRPALQVMACENAIGATDTLRDEIRAQAGDTWDAISNRAVFANTAVDRIVPAQPEGAGIDVTVEPFFEWAIERPPFADAPPHIPGAHFVDDLAPYIERKLFTVNTGHAATAYFGARAGVEKISDALADPSIASRVAAALEETSALLVAVHGWDAAELAEYRATILRRFANPALPDTVGRVGRQPLRKLSRHERFIGPAAAAAERGLSTGALVDAIGAALEFDEPDDEQSVEMQRRLREEDAATFTAAVTGLEPSHPLFAAVEAVVGQRQSEL from the coding sequence ATGAAGGCCGTCCACTTCGGCGCCGGCAACATCGGTCGCGGCTTCGTCGGGCTGCTGCTGCACGAAGGCGGCTACGAGCTGGTGTTCTCGGATGTCGCGGCATCCTTGGTCGACGCGATCAACGCGGCTTCGGAGTACACCGTCCACGAGGTCGGCGATGGCGGCACCGACACGGTCGTGACGGGCTTCCGCGCGATCAACAGCGCCACCGATCCGCAGGCGCTGATCGACGAGATCGCCACCGCCGACGTGGTGACCACCGCGGTCGGCCCGACGATCCTGCGCTTCGTGGCACCTCACATCCTCGCCGGCCTGGCGCTGCGCGACCCGTCGCGGCCGGCGCTGCAGGTCATGGCGTGCGAGAACGCGATCGGGGCGACCGACACCCTCCGCGACGAGATCCGTGCGCAGGCCGGAGACACCTGGGATGCGATCAGCAACCGGGCGGTGTTCGCCAACACCGCCGTCGACCGGATCGTGCCGGCGCAGCCGGAAGGCGCGGGGATCGACGTCACCGTGGAACCCTTCTTCGAATGGGCCATCGAACGGCCCCCCTTCGCCGACGCCCCGCCCCACATCCCCGGCGCCCACTTCGTCGACGACCTCGCCCCCTATATCGAGCGCAAGCTCTTCACGGTGAACACCGGTCACGCCGCGACCGCCTATTTCGGTGCCCGCGCCGGCGTCGAGAAGATCTCCGACGCGCTCGCGGATCCGTCCATCGCCTCCCGCGTGGCCGCCGCGCTCGAAGAGACCTCCGCACTGCTGGTCGCGGTGCACGGATGGGATGCCGCCGAGCTCGCCGAGTACCGGGCGACGATCCTGCGCCGCTTCGCCAACCCGGCCCTTCCCGACACCGTGGGCCGCGTCGGGCGCCAGCCGCTGCGCAAGCTGTCACGCCACGAGCGCTTCATCGGGCCCGCCGCGGCCGCCGCCGAGCGCGGACTGTCGACCGGCGCACTCGTGGACGCGATCGGCGCCGCCCTCGAGTTCGACGAGCCCGACGACGAGCAGTCGGTCGAGATGCAGCGCCGCCTCCGCGAGGAGGATGCCGCGACCTTCACCGCCGCGGTCACCGGACTCGAGCCGTCCCACCCGCTGTTCGCCGCGGTCGAAGCCGTCGTCGGACAGCGTCAGTCCGAGCTCTGA
- a CDS encoding PTS sugar transporter subunit IIA, which produces MSRDVLKIDQVRIHPGTVSKQEAMREAADILEAAGAVTSAYFDAMLQREQTVSTYMGNELAIPHGTNETKDAILDSALSFVRYDGGVDWDGEKVSFVVGIAGKGDEHLDILSQIALLFSEDEEVARLKAATTAEELFALLSTVNG; this is translated from the coding sequence ATGTCACGCGACGTACTGAAGATCGACCAGGTCCGCATCCACCCGGGGACGGTGAGCAAGCAGGAGGCGATGCGGGAGGCCGCCGACATCCTCGAAGCCGCGGGTGCGGTCACGTCCGCGTACTTCGACGCGATGCTGCAGCGCGAGCAGACGGTGTCGACCTACATGGGCAACGAGCTCGCGATCCCCCACGGCACCAACGAGACCAAAGACGCGATTCTCGACTCGGCACTCTCCTTCGTCCGCTACGACGGCGGCGTCGACTGGGACGGCGAGAAGGTGAGCTTCGTCGTCGGCATCGCGGGCAAGGGCGACGAGCACCTCGACATCCTGTCGCAGATCGCTCTGCTGTTCTCCGAGGACGAGGAGGTCGCACGTCTGAAGGCGGCGACCACCGCAGAGGAGCTCTTCGCACTGCTGTCGACGGTGAACGGCTGA